The following are encoded in a window of Diorhabda sublineata isolate icDioSubl1.1 chromosome 5, icDioSubl1.1, whole genome shotgun sequence genomic DNA:
- the LOC130443723 gene encoding transmembrane protein 170A, whose protein sequence is MSKSSELDSVSTVLWLQQADALNTFTKMWYHVFLWAFFSSIFVHTIAGLIAFLTLRKHRFGKFFPIAILVMGVITPAVTGVVSSAAIAFVYRASSLPMNPLYALFWGCGQTFLTGCMGFTRILATL, encoded by the exons ATGTCCAAAAGTTCTGAATTGGATTCAGTTAGCACGGTGCTTTGGCTTCAACAAGCAGATGCACTCAATACATTTACAAAAATGTGGTACCATGTCTTCCTGTGGGCatttttttcatctatattTGTTCATACA atAGCTGGATTAATAGCATTCCTAACCCTTAGAAAACACAGGTTcggtaaattttttccaattgcAATACTAGTCATGGGTGTGATAACGCCAGCTGTAACAGGCGTAGTAAGTAGCGCGGCAATTGCTTTTGTATACAGAGCATCGAGTTTACCAATGAATCCACTTTACGCTCTATTTTGGGGTTGTGGTCAGACATTTTTAACTGGGTGCATGGGTTTCACAAGAATATTGGCAACACTATAA
- the LOC130443722 gene encoding DNA replication factor Cdt1: protein MAQPSVACFFNARKRSAAEDIKINRAKKVLLLDNEDSCGELAENDKINVVNAESVIKDVLCLQQSNELQEKEKNYQSNKIVNNRIANRVQNKKVIAVRNKNLKSTCKQPDIQNFFNKMKNDSNKVIETTVTAINEEKSHVTPPRTPTKNINALDKVGEKPEGPSLKEIKRKLTRSARLAELKASISRFQENSNKLKDIEKKTSQIPESPKLKTFKTIELEVESSPQKVFSPEKQYLSPKKDLGARRNLFNLQSPTKNAVSLWTESYAKQILEDTSKPSLTLPYKYRYIAEMFRSIDVVCQIMFNRKETITFRKLKPAVEEMMKRNLLEKHLAQIKEVYPGAFKISQEKLKVFGTGMKTEQWELLVVPNIGNVDHMTSEILLQRRRTLFNILINKVKHYHEEFLLSLVPPMVVNKNNISRWHPAFDIEKVPDIECSPLPQPPVEDKLSTGKDVLDKAMQMFNCNSRMEQALKKLKEMKNAQTNTEEKKEEVLPASVLKGIPKALLEKVRQKQAAKALLSMTRSEDKEKELKTYSRLPELARLTRNVFVSEKKSVLPLDVVVDKLGNCYRSHLTKVEMEEHLRIISKEFPSWLVFHVVRNAVYLKISKSDDLSLIIQKLEDLVKQKSEI from the exons atgGCTCAACCTTCAGTTGCATGTTTTTTTAATGCAAGAAAACGGTCAGCAGCcgaagatattaaaataaatcgtGCAAAAAAAGTGTTATTACTGGACAATGAAGACTCCTGTGGTGAGTTGgctgaaaatgataaaataaatgtagTTAATGCAGAGAGTGTtataaaagatgtattatgTCTTCAACAATCGAATGAATTacaagaaaaggaaaaaaattatcaatctaataaaattgtgaataacAGAATTGCTAATagagtacaaaataaaaaagttattgctgtaagaaataaaaacttgaaatcgACTTGCAAACAAccagatattcaaaatttttttaataaaatgaaaaacgatTCAAACAAAGTAATTGAAACGACCGTAACCGCTATTAATGAAGAGAAATCTCACGTCACACCACCTAGAActccaacaaaaaatataaacgcATTAGATAAAGTCGGAGAAAAACCAGAGGGGCCTTCATTGAAAGAAATTAAACGAAAATTGACAAGAAGCGCTCGCTTAGCTGAACTGAAAGCCTCAATATCCAGATTTCaagaaaattctaataaattaaaagatattGAGAAAAAGACATCTCAGATTCCAGAGTCTCCCAAATTGAAGACTTTCAAAACAATTGAGTTGGAAGTAGAAAGCAG CCCCCAGAAAGTATTCTCCCCCGAAAAGCAGTACCTGAGTCCTAAAAAAGACCTTGGCGCTCGACGGAATCTATTCAACCTACAGAGCCCCACCAAAAATGCCGTTTCTCTTTGGACAGAAAGTTACGCCAAACAAATATTGGAAGATACTTCAAAACCATCACTTACACTGCCCTACAAATATAGGTATATAGCGGAGATGTTCCGTTCTATAGACGTAGTGTGTCAAATTATGTTCAACAGAAAGGAAACAATCACATTTAGGAAATTGAAACCCGCCGTCGAAGAAATGATGAAGAGAAATTTGTTGGAAAAACATTTGGCGCAAATCAAAGAAGTTTATCCCGGAGCTTTCAAAATTTCGCAGGAAAAGTTGAAG gTCTTTGGAACCGGAATGAAAACGGAACAATGGGAGCTACTAGTAGTACCCAATATTGGAAACGTCGATCACATGACATCCGAAATCCTCCTACAAAGAAGACGTACcctattcaatattttaatcaataaagTTAAACATTACCACGAAGAATTCTTACTGTCTTTGGTACCACCGATGGTTGTGAATAAAAACAACATTTCCAGATGGCATCCCGCTTTTGATATAGAGAAAGTACCAGATATCGAATGTAGTCCATTGCCTCAACCTCCGGTCGAAGATAAACTTTCAACTGGAAAAGACGTATTGGACAAAGCTATGCAAATGTTTAATTGCAATAGTAGGATGGAACAagctttgaaaaaattaaaggaaatgAAAAATGCGCAGACTAATACGGAAGAAAAGAAGGAGGAAGTACTACCAGCTTCAGTATTgaaag GTATACCTAAAGCCCTATTGGAAAAGGTACGACAAAAACAGGCAGCGAAGGCGTTACTATCTATGACAAGAtcagaagataaagaaaaagaattaaaaacgTATTCGCGTCTACCTGAATTGGCTCGTTTAACCCGAAACGTTTTCGTATCTGAAAAAAAGAGCGTTTTGCCATTAGATGTCGTTGTTGATAAATTGGGTAATTGTTATAGATCACATCTGACCAAAGTCGAAATGGAGGAGCATCTTAGAATTATTTCTAAAGAGTTTCCGTCTTGGTTGGTGTTCCACGTCGTTAGGAACGCGGTTTATTTGAAGATATCCAAAAGTGATGATTTAAGTTTGATCATACAGAAACTGGAAGATTTAGTTAagcaaaaaagtgaaatttaa